One part of the Musa acuminata AAA Group cultivar baxijiao chromosome BXJ1-5, Cavendish_Baxijiao_AAA, whole genome shotgun sequence genome encodes these proteins:
- the LOC135675091 gene encoding RING-H2 finger protein ATL16-like codes for MDATVEHLEQPPPPPHSSSTFITSFPILATTIFGMLTTAILLVSYYVFVIKCSPSWRRSDILRRVFSSTHFRRHRHLYVPPVDHAFTAGFRGLDPSVIRSIPVVKFTKARDDDADTDQRMSFRDCAVCLNEFREEERLKLLPNCSHAFHIDCIDTWLQFNAKCPLCRSDIASSPIGLAMDRIIVLAPRTEQSGGTVIEVGDEVGGGQSSSEEGTDPLPRKNWWKYHKVGSMGDECIDVRSKDEQFCVQPIRRSLSMDSSTDRQLYLSVQEILRRKQHCCFEGGNDEGSSSDVWGGDGGETGRFRRSFFSFGRSSRSSVLPLQRHA; via the coding sequence ATGGATGCAACTGTTGAGCATCTTGAGCAACCTCCACCACCTCCACACTCCTCCTCCACCTTTATAACCAGCTTCCCGATCTTGGCCACCACCATCTTTGGCATGCTCACCACGGCCATCCTCCTCGTTAGCTACTACGTCTTCGTCATCAAGTGCAGCCCCAGCTGGCGCCGCTCCGACATCCTCCGCCGCGTTTTCTCTTCCACCCATTTCCGCCGCCATCGCCACCTCTACGTACCTCCCGTCGACCACGCCTTTACTGCTGGATTCCGTGGCCTCGATCCTTCTGTCATCCGCTCGATTCCTGTCGTCAAATTCACGAAAGCCAGAGACGACGACGCTGACACCGACCAGAGAATGTCCTTTCGAGATTGCGCGGTCTGTTTGAATGAGTTCCGAGAGGAGGAAAGGCTCAAGCTGCTTCCCAACTGCTCTCATGCCTTCCACATCGACTGCATTGATACCTGGCTCCAGTTCAACGCGAAATGCCCGCTCTGCCGGTCGGATATCGCGAGTTCTCCCATCGGCTTGGCCATGGATCGCATCATAGTTCTCGCCCCTCGGACTGAGCAGAGTGGAGGCACGGTGATCGAGGTCGGCGATGAAGTTGGTGGCGGCCAGAGCTCGAGCGAGGAGGGTACTGATCCGTTGCCGAGGAAGAATTGGTGGAAGTATCACAAAGTGGGGAGCATGGGGGACGAATGCATTGATGTCAGGTCGAAGGATGAGCAGTTCTGCGTGCAGCCTATACGGAGGTCACTCTCCATGGACTCGTCTACTGATAGGCAGCTTTACCTTTCAGTCCAGGAGATCCTGAGACGAAAGCAACACTGCTGTTTTGAAGGAGGCAATGACGAAGGAAGCAGTAGCGACGTTTGGGGTGGAGACGGTGGCGAGACCGGACGATTTCGGCGGTCTTTCTTCTCGTTTGGCCGGAGCTCGAGAAGCTCCGTCCTTCCACTGCAGCGTCATGCGTGA